Proteins from a genomic interval of Symmachiella macrocystis:
- the uvrA gene encoding excinuclease ABC subunit UvrA, with translation MNEQPPTTTAPPQATRAIELRGVRVHNLRGIDIDIPLKQLVVITGVSGSGKSSLAFDTLYAEGQRRYIESFSAYARQFLDRLDKPDADRIDHIPPAIAIRQSSRSRSGRSTVATATEVYDFLRLLYAKIGRLYCPDCSVPVQRHSTAYICQQVESLPPKTRFQVCFPVIAEGSESFDATIAGLLEAGFTRCITAGQTVNLSDHPVGLAEPSADALIVVDRLSAGTASTARLADSIETAMQLGAGQCVLLIAADADADSTSSIAVDGKHWQRCAFSNGLRCEECGREFESPQPSTFSFNSPLGACPQCQGFGSVSAISWEKLVPNPTLTLQQGAIACWTTPAYEHEWHELLALASDYDIPVDIPFADLTDDQVQRIHDGVPERNFGGMVGFFRWLERRKYKTSVAVFLNRWRSYEPCPACRGARLNPTALAVQIGEKNIAQFCAQTVGQAGKWLDEVPGKTSFDASGAAVAETIFVQLRARLRYLNDVGLHYLTLNRVMRTLSGGEAQRVALTAALGSSLVNALYVLDEPTAGLHPRDTERLIDAIGQLQRAGNSVVVVEHDEAFMRAAEQLIDIGPAAGRNGGQLVFQGPPEEIVAVEDSVTGGFLSGRKTVANVSQKRHPQGTINLRNAHLHNLKHIDVDFPLGMLCVVTGVSGSGKSTLVQQTLYPAICRALGQASATVPRCDDISGIEAIDEVIQVDQNPVGRSSRSNPVTYLKAFDEIRKSFAATAEAKVRNFTASHFSFNSAQGGRCPKCQGAGAVEIDMQFLPDVTMTCPDCRGTRFRREILGVKYRGRSIAEVLNMTVGEAFAFFRGKRKLQKQLMFLRDVGLDYLPLGQPANTLSGGESQRLKLAAHLSSGTKTRTLFLLDEPTTGLHAADIVKLLGCFEALLDAGHSLIVVEHNLDVIRAADHLIDLGPDAGDGGGEVVAKGPPAEVAGVATSLTGRYLSK, from the coding sequence ATGAACGAACAGCCGCCAACAACGACCGCTCCGCCGCAGGCCACGCGGGCCATCGAACTGCGCGGCGTGCGGGTGCACAACTTGCGGGGCATCGATATCGATATCCCGCTCAAGCAGTTGGTAGTGATCACCGGCGTCAGCGGTTCGGGCAAAAGCAGCCTCGCGTTCGATACCTTGTATGCCGAAGGCCAGCGACGGTACATTGAAAGTTTTTCTGCCTATGCCCGGCAGTTTCTCGACCGGTTGGACAAACCCGATGCCGATCGCATCGATCATATTCCGCCGGCGATCGCCATCCGCCAATCAAGCCGCAGCCGCAGTGGACGCTCGACGGTCGCCACTGCAACGGAAGTCTATGATTTTTTGCGGCTGCTATACGCCAAAATCGGACGCCTGTATTGTCCCGATTGCAGCGTGCCTGTCCAACGGCATTCGACGGCCTATATTTGCCAACAGGTCGAAAGCCTGCCGCCCAAAACACGGTTCCAAGTCTGTTTTCCGGTGATTGCCGAAGGCTCGGAATCGTTCGATGCGACCATCGCCGGATTGCTCGAAGCCGGTTTCACACGCTGCATCACTGCGGGACAAACAGTCAATCTGAGCGACCATCCAGTTGGACTTGCCGAACCGTCCGCCGATGCGCTGATTGTGGTTGATCGGCTGTCGGCGGGGACCGCCAGCACCGCGCGGCTGGCGGATAGCATCGAAACGGCCATGCAGCTTGGGGCAGGGCAGTGTGTGTTGCTGATTGCCGCGGATGCAGATGCGGATTCTACATCGTCGATTGCAGTCGACGGCAAGCATTGGCAGCGGTGCGCCTTTTCCAACGGTTTGCGCTGCGAGGAGTGTGGTCGTGAATTCGAGTCACCACAGCCCTCGACCTTCAGTTTCAATTCACCACTGGGCGCCTGCCCGCAATGCCAGGGGTTTGGATCGGTCTCGGCGATCTCCTGGGAAAAACTGGTACCCAATCCAACGCTCACTTTGCAGCAAGGCGCCATCGCCTGCTGGACGACACCGGCGTACGAACATGAGTGGCACGAACTGTTGGCCTTGGCCAGCGACTATGATATTCCCGTCGATATTCCCTTCGCAGATCTCACGGACGATCAAGTTCAACGGATTCACGACGGCGTCCCGGAACGAAACTTCGGCGGGATGGTCGGGTTCTTTCGTTGGCTGGAACGCCGCAAATACAAGACATCCGTGGCGGTCTTTCTCAACCGCTGGCGCAGTTACGAGCCTTGCCCTGCGTGCCGTGGGGCGCGATTGAACCCAACCGCATTGGCGGTGCAAATCGGTGAAAAAAACATCGCTCAGTTTTGCGCACAGACCGTCGGGCAAGCTGGCAAGTGGCTCGATGAGGTTCCCGGCAAAACGTCATTCGATGCCTCGGGGGCCGCTGTCGCCGAAACGATTTTTGTGCAATTGCGCGCCCGATTGCGGTATTTGAACGACGTCGGTTTGCACTACCTGACACTCAATCGTGTGATGCGGACGCTCTCCGGCGGAGAAGCGCAGCGGGTGGCATTGACCGCTGCGCTGGGGTCGAGTCTGGTGAATGCCTTGTACGTGCTGGATGAGCCGACCGCCGGACTGCATCCTCGCGACACCGAACGCTTGATCGACGCCATCGGGCAATTGCAACGGGCCGGTAATTCGGTGGTTGTGGTCGAACATGACGAAGCCTTTATGCGCGCCGCCGAACAACTGATCGACATCGGCCCCGCCGCCGGACGCAACGGGGGGCAACTCGTCTTTCAAGGCCCGCCGGAGGAGATCGTCGCTGTCGAAGATTCCGTCACCGGCGGATTTCTCTCTGGTCGAAAAACCGTCGCCAACGTTTCGCAGAAACGCCATCCACAAGGGACCATCAACCTCCGTAATGCGCACCTGCACAACCTCAAACACATTGACGTCGACTTCCCGCTCGGAATGTTGTGCGTCGTCACCGGTGTCAGCGGCAGTGGAAAGAGTACATTGGTGCAACAGACACTCTATCCGGCGATTTGTCGCGCCTTGGGACAAGCCAGTGCGACCGTCCCGCGCTGCGACGACATCAGCGGCATCGAGGCGATCGACGAAGTCATCCAAGTCGACCAAAACCCCGTCGGCCGTTCTTCACGTAGCAATCCGGTGACCTATTTGAAGGCGTTTGATGAGATTCGCAAGTCGTTTGCCGCCACGGCTGAGGCCAAGGTCCGCAACTTTACGGCGTCGCACTTCAGTTTCAATTCCGCCCAAGGGGGCCGCTGTCCCAAATGCCAAGGGGCGGGGGCGGTCGAGATTGACATGCAGTTCCTTCCCGACGTAACCATGACCTGTCCCGATTGTCGCGGCACCCGGTTTCGCCGCGAGATCTTAGGCGTCAAATACCGCGGACGCTCCATCGCCGAGGTACTCAATATGACCGTCGGCGAGGCGTTCGCATTTTTCCGGGGCAAACGCAAATTGCAAAAGCAGTTGATGTTCCTCCGCGACGTCGGACTCGATTACCTGCCGTTGGGCCAACCAGCCAACACACTCTCGGGAGGAGAATCACAACGCCTCAAGCTCGCCGCCCATTTGTCCTCCGGCACAAAAACCCGCACACTGTTTCTACTGGACGAACCCACAACCGGCCTACACGCCGCCGACATCGTCAAACTGCTCGGTTGCTTCGAAGCTTTATTAGACGCTGGTCATTCGTTGATCGTCGTCGAACACAACCTCGACGTCATCCGCGCCGCCGATCACCTGATCGACCTAGGCCCTGACGCGGGAGACGGCGGCGGCGAAGTGGTAGCAAAGGGCCCGCCGGCGGAGGTGGCGGGTGTTGCGACGTCGTTGACCGGGCGGTATTTATCAAAATGA
- a CDS encoding methylated-DNA--[protein]-cysteine S-methyltransferase has protein sequence MSIFLTDLGWMGLTGNGNHVYRLTVGHSSDGEVRESICQEQATDHNPPPADADWFPNLRRRLQKYGQGEYVDFSDVQVAFSKLTAFQESVISATRAIQYGQTVSYGELAELAGYPRAARAVGTVMSSNPFPILIPCHRVVASGGKLGGYSAPQGISLKENLLAMEAEAVRG, from the coding sequence ATGTCGATCTTTTTAACGGATCTGGGTTGGATGGGACTCACCGGCAACGGCAACCACGTCTATCGTCTGACTGTAGGACACAGTAGCGACGGCGAAGTTCGTGAGTCTATCTGCCAAGAACAGGCGACCGACCACAATCCCCCGCCTGCCGATGCGGACTGGTTCCCCAACTTGCGCCGCCGCTTACAGAAATACGGTCAGGGGGAATACGTCGACTTCTCCGACGTGCAGGTCGCATTTTCGAAACTGACCGCTTTCCAAGAATCGGTGATATCTGCCACCCGCGCAATCCAGTACGGGCAGACGGTCTCCTACGGCGAATTGGCCGAGCTGGCCGGCTACCCCCGCGCCGCCCGTGCCGTCGGCACAGTGATGTCCTCGAATCCTTTTCCCATCCTGATCCCCTGCCACCGCGTCGTCGCCTCCGGTGGAAAACTGGGCGGCTACTCCGCCCCGCAAGGCATCAGTTTGAAAGAGAATTTGTTAGCGATGGAGGCCGAAGCGGTGCGCGGCTAG
- a CDS encoding NPCBM/NEW2 domain-containing protein — MGEFDPYHKWLGISPRDQPPSHYRLLGIDEYESDPEVIEAAAERRMSFLHQYVTGDHIADAQGLLNELAAARVCLLDPKRRRLYDQQLASLAKTSPFPSHGSARFRIILMSVALSAIAVLICVFVFVSRVADTDQRDDVADQTISTPNSNAGIPPSHGRELAGDDAELRRPSNESAAVNNSIEVVSDADQQLVLEDSGNRNESTIVEPPPIVIDPGPNPDPNKLDPAQNEVDAQPDRPPTVTEQATTVTPNEDITDKAKLKIPDESSQIVAQRKIRQLFEKDFRYASRTEAKTALAKKLLELGKQKDLDPSERYVSLTLAKELADTAADDQLAEESVTELDRWYDVDVFAFKHAILRRQFRLTRQPEAFAKLAEKALQNAQDALRARRYESASKIAALSQAIARKSKNPRLLVETRVVHDRTQQLQDESSDAMNARKLLETQPLDGRANDTLGHFLCFVENDWEQGTFYLARSDHEEIKLAAQLEQKQNTTDVSQIGDAWWKLAERATGESQQRYQQRARHWYEQATTTPGTFQQKWIASRVQQALEAPFPDQKFFLTDLPEFDLILGPWGFAKHGKKGAYHPDPIMVHGSHVENGIGMHPPGGGHSRARYNLGGKFGTLLGGAVLAAAAGSSGESPVTFSIIADNRLLWTSKPQQAAQQVEDFAIDIRDVEILELRTTCPGGANNCHACWVDPYVIREGGLVRRKR; from the coding sequence ATGGGAGAATTCGATCCTTACCATAAGTGGCTGGGCATCTCTCCGAGAGACCAGCCACCGAGCCATTATCGCTTGCTTGGAATTGATGAATACGAATCCGATCCAGAGGTCATTGAAGCTGCGGCAGAACGGCGGATGTCGTTTCTGCATCAATATGTCACGGGTGATCACATCGCGGACGCCCAAGGTCTGCTCAACGAACTTGCTGCAGCGCGAGTTTGTTTATTAGACCCCAAACGTCGTCGCCTTTACGATCAGCAACTCGCGAGCCTTGCCAAGACTTCTCCCTTCCCAAGTCACGGGTCGGCAAGATTTCGCATCATTCTCATGAGCGTTGCCCTCTCCGCCATCGCCGTGTTGATCTGTGTGTTCGTTTTCGTATCGCGCGTGGCAGACACAGATCAACGCGACGACGTCGCCGATCAGACAATCTCGACGCCAAACAGCAACGCCGGTATTCCCCCCAGCCATGGCCGTGAACTCGCGGGGGACGATGCGGAGTTACGCCGACCTTCTAATGAATCGGCCGCTGTGAATAACTCGATTGAAGTCGTCAGCGACGCTGATCAACAGCTTGTGCTTGAGGACTCTGGTAATCGCAACGAGTCCACAATTGTCGAGCCCCCACCAATAGTGATCGACCCAGGTCCCAATCCCGATCCCAATAAACTGGATCCGGCTCAAAACGAAGTTGACGCCCAACCCGATCGCCCACCCACTGTCACGGAACAAGCGACTACGGTTACGCCGAACGAGGATATCACTGATAAGGCGAAACTTAAAATCCCCGATGAATCCTCCCAAATTGTCGCGCAACGAAAGATTCGCCAGCTGTTCGAAAAAGACTTTCGTTACGCCAGTCGCACAGAAGCAAAAACGGCCCTGGCAAAAAAACTACTCGAACTCGGGAAACAAAAGGACCTCGATCCCTCCGAAAGGTACGTCAGCCTCACGTTGGCCAAAGAGCTGGCAGACACAGCTGCGGATGACCAGTTGGCCGAAGAATCAGTGACCGAGCTCGACCGCTGGTACGATGTTGACGTGTTTGCCTTCAAACATGCGATCTTACGCCGACAGTTCCGATTAACACGTCAACCGGAAGCCTTCGCAAAACTTGCCGAGAAAGCATTGCAAAATGCCCAAGACGCACTTCGCGCAAGACGCTATGAATCGGCATCGAAAATTGCCGCGTTGTCGCAAGCCATCGCCCGAAAGTCCAAGAATCCCAGGCTACTGGTGGAAACACGCGTCGTGCATGATCGAACGCAGCAACTGCAAGACGAATCGTCCGATGCGATGAACGCGAGAAAACTCTTAGAGACTCAACCGCTCGATGGCCGCGCCAATGATACGTTGGGGCACTTCCTCTGTTTTGTGGAAAACGATTGGGAACAAGGAACGTTTTATCTCGCACGGTCCGATCACGAGGAAATTAAATTGGCCGCTCAACTTGAGCAGAAACAGAACACGACTGACGTCTCCCAGATTGGAGATGCCTGGTGGAAGTTAGCCGAACGAGCCACTGGAGAGAGTCAGCAACGTTACCAGCAACGTGCTCGACATTGGTATGAACAGGCGACGACAACACCGGGGACTTTTCAACAGAAATGGATTGCTTCGCGCGTTCAGCAGGCCTTGGAGGCCCCGTTCCCTGACCAAAAATTCTTCCTGACCGATCTGCCGGAGTTTGACCTAATTCTGGGACCGTGGGGATTTGCCAAGCACGGTAAAAAAGGGGCCTATCATCCGGATCCAATCATGGTCCATGGAAGTCATGTTGAGAATGGAATCGGCATGCACCCTCCCGGCGGCGGGCACTCGCGTGCGCGATACAACCTGGGAGGAAAATTTGGCACGTTACTCGGAGGAGCGGTCCTCGCAGCCGCAGCAGGGAGTTCCGGCGAATCGCCGGTAACCTTCAGCATTATCGCAGACAACCGCCTGCTCTGGACATCAAAGCCCCAACAAGCTGCTCAGCAAGTCGAAGATTTTGCCATCGATATTCGCGACGTCGAAATATTGGAACTGCGAACAACCTGTCCAGGAGGCGCGAACAATTGCCACGCCTGTTGGGTCGATCCCTACGTGATTCGTGAAGGCGGCCTTGTCCGCCGGAAACGCTAA
- a CDS encoding dipeptidase: MLIFDAHLDMAWNALEFNRDLMLPVSEIRKFERQFTDIVPGENTVSWTELRKGNVFLTISTLIARLHRKDAVRTFYQSREADYGAARGQMAYYQAMVERGVLRPITDAATLDAHVAQWESGDTDELPMGYILSMEGSQPVQNPEQIHHWYELGLRILGPAHYGENPYCFGTGSKGGLKADGPALLKAMDAVGMLLDATHLADQSFWEALDIFEGPVLASHHNCRALVDADRQLTDEQIKALIERGSVIGAAMDAWMIQPGWVIGVTQPSDACTLSTLADHIDHICQIAGNANHCGIGSDLDGGFGKEQSPHDLETIADLYKLGEILKSRGYSDADVEGIMYRNWVDFFRRAWA, translated from the coding sequence ATGTTGATTTTCGACGCCCACCTGGATATGGCTTGGAATGCTCTGGAATTCAATCGCGATTTGATGCTGCCGGTCAGCGAGATTCGCAAGTTCGAGCGTCAATTCACGGACATCGTACCGGGTGAAAACACCGTTTCCTGGACGGAGTTACGGAAAGGCAATGTCTTTCTCACCATCTCGACGCTGATCGCCCGGCTGCATCGCAAAGATGCGGTGCGAACGTTTTACCAGTCCCGCGAAGCGGACTATGGAGCTGCTCGCGGCCAAATGGCGTATTACCAAGCGATGGTCGAACGGGGCGTGCTGCGGCCGATCACCGACGCAGCGACTCTCGATGCGCACGTCGCCCAGTGGGAAAGCGGCGACACGGATGAGCTGCCGATGGGCTACATCCTGAGCATGGAGGGGAGCCAGCCGGTTCAAAATCCGGAACAGATTCACCACTGGTATGAGTTGGGTCTACGGATTTTGGGCCCCGCGCATTACGGCGAAAACCCGTATTGTTTCGGCACCGGCAGTAAAGGAGGCCTGAAAGCAGACGGACCGGCGCTGCTCAAAGCGATGGATGCCGTCGGCATGTTGCTGGACGCCACGCACTTGGCGGATCAATCCTTTTGGGAAGCACTGGACATCTTCGAAGGCCCGGTCTTGGCCAGCCACCACAATTGCCGCGCACTGGTCGACGCCGACCGGCAATTGACGGATGAGCAAATCAAAGCCCTGATCGAGCGCGGTTCAGTCATCGGCGCCGCCATGGATGCCTGGATGATCCAACCCGGCTGGGTCATCGGCGTCACACAACCGAGCGACGCGTGTACGTTGTCGACATTAGCGGACCACATCGACCACATCTGCCAAATCGCCGGCAACGCCAACCACTGCGGCATCGGCTCGGACCTGGACGGCGGGTTCGGCAAGGAACAATCCCCCCACGACCTAGAGACGATCGCCGATCTGTACAAACTGGGAGAAATCCTCAAATCCCGCGGCTACAGCGATGCCGATGTTGAGGGCATCATGTATCGCAACTGGGTGGATTTCTTCCGGCGGGCTTGGGCGTGA
- a CDS encoding sialidase family protein: MHRAFVPFCTLIILTVVSSAVLGDETEKPLRRDYTIPVVDLAGETERQVVVDREPGQYLGHPTTVLLEDNQTMICVYPQGHGRGAIVMKRSNDGGLTWSERLPVPENWSTSKEVPTIHRVIDKQGVKRLIMFSGLHPIRMAVSEDDGASWSPLRPIGDFGGIVTMSCVGRLANGDYMALFHDDGRFLRKDSKQTKPVQFHLYKTVSSDGGLTWSQPEVIAQHPQAHLCEPGWIRSPDGKQIAVLLRENSRTLNSFVIFSDDEGQTWSKPRQLPAALTGDRHTGRYTPDGRLFISFRDTTHESPTKGDWVGWVGTYDDIVNGTEGQYRVRLMDNHRGADCAYPAVELLPDGTFVTTTYGHWEKGKKPYIVSVRFTMDELDAKAKK; the protein is encoded by the coding sequence ATGCACCGCGCTTTCGTCCCGTTTTGTACGCTCATTATTTTGACTGTCGTCAGCAGCGCCGTCCTAGGAGACGAAACTGAGAAACCGTTACGGCGGGATTATACGATCCCCGTGGTCGATTTGGCCGGCGAGACCGAGCGGCAAGTCGTCGTGGACCGTGAGCCGGGGCAATATTTGGGACATCCGACGACGGTGCTGTTGGAAGACAATCAGACCATGATTTGCGTCTATCCCCAGGGGCATGGCCGTGGCGCGATTGTGATGAAACGCTCGAACGATGGCGGATTGACCTGGTCGGAGCGTCTGCCTGTGCCGGAAAACTGGTCGACATCAAAAGAAGTTCCCACGATCCATCGCGTGATCGACAAGCAAGGCGTCAAACGGTTGATTATGTTTTCGGGACTACACCCGATTCGCATGGCGGTCTCTGAAGATGACGGCGCCAGTTGGAGTCCGCTGAGACCGATCGGTGATTTTGGCGGAATCGTCACCATGTCCTGCGTGGGCCGTTTGGCCAATGGCGACTACATGGCGCTGTTTCATGACGACGGTCGTTTTCTCCGTAAGGACTCCAAACAAACCAAACCAGTGCAGTTCCATTTGTATAAAACCGTCAGCAGCGACGGAGGTTTGACTTGGAGCCAACCAGAAGTGATTGCCCAACACCCACAAGCGCATCTGTGCGAACCGGGTTGGATTCGTTCGCCTGATGGGAAACAGATCGCCGTGTTGCTGCGGGAAAATAGCCGCACACTGAATTCGTTCGTCATCTTCTCCGACGACGAAGGTCAGACTTGGAGCAAGCCGCGACAACTTCCGGCGGCATTGACCGGCGACCGGCATACGGGGCGTTATACGCCCGACGGACGGTTGTTCATCTCGTTCCGCGACACCACACACGAGAGTCCCACCAAAGGGGATTGGGTTGGCTGGGTCGGAACGTACGACGACATCGTCAACGGAACCGAAGGGCAATACCGTGTGCGGTTGATGGACAATCATCGCGGAGCCGACTGTGCCTACCCCGCCGTTGAATTGCTGCCCGATGGCACGTTTGTCACCACCACGTACGGTCATTGGGAAAAAGGCAAGAAGCCTTATATCGTCAGCGTTCGTTTCACCATGGACGAACTCGACGCGAAGGCCAAAAAATAA